One window of the Populus nigra chromosome 4, ddPopNigr1.1, whole genome shotgun sequence genome contains the following:
- the LOC133692664 gene encoding tryptophan aminotransferase-related protein 4-like, translating into MVKTRSLKHVLCLVCSIILNIFFLFKVGGEWNLSWSKTAATEAEAVAAISCSGHGRAYLDGLVLDGNKGPVCECNTCYGGPDCSQFFPDCSADANGGDPLFLEPFWMQHAASSALLVAGWHRMSYSYADQSTISKELERHIRKLHDIVGNAATEGRYVVFGAGSTQLLSAAVYALSPDNSSSPARVVASIPFYPVYEMQTDFFQSVDFHFQGDTSFWKNNSDTDTELIEFVTSPNNPDGQLNTAVLHGPNVKEIYDHAYYWPHFTAIPAPADGDVMIFTLSKLTGHAGSRFGWAIIKDKDIYQRMLTYLTLNTLGVSKDSQLRALKLLKVVLATGGREIFEFGHETMRKRWEKLNKVISTSKRFSLQKITPKYCTYFQQIRGASPAYGWLKCEKQEDKHCYAVLQADANITGRQGSLFFAEDHYVRLSLIRSQDDFDLLLDKLNGVVAGEEGARTM; encoded by the exons ATGGTCAAGACCCGGAGCTTAAAACATGTGCTGTGTTTGGTTTGTTCTATAATTCTcaatatcttctttctttttaaagtgGGTGGGGAGTGGAATCTGAGTTGGAGCAAAACGGCAGCGACCGAAGCTGAGGCTGTGGCAGCAATATCATGCTCGGGACATGGAAGAGCCTACTTGGATGGTTTGGTTCTTGATGGAAATAAAGGACCAGTTTGTGAGTGCAACACTTGCTATGGAGGCCCTGACTGTTCTCAGTTCTTCCCTGATTGTTCTGCAGACGCTAACGG TGGGGATCCTTTATTCTTGGAGCCCTTCTGGATGCAGCATGCAGCCAGCAGTGCACTTCTAGTAGCAGGGTGGCACCGGATGAGCTACTCGTATGCTGATCAGTCTACCATCTCTAAAGAGCTCGAGAGACACATCCGCAAACTACATGATATTGTAGGAAATGCAGCCACGGAAGGAAGATATGTTGTGTTTGGAGCCGGCTCAACCCAACTCCTTAGTGCTGCGGTTTATGCTTTATCTCCAGATAACTCCTCGTCGCCTGCCAGGGTGGTGGCTTCAATCCCTTTTTATCCG GTTTATGAAATGCAAACAGACTTTTTTCAATCAGTAGATTTCCATTTTCAAGGGGATACATCCTTTTGGAAGAACAATTCAGACACCGATACAGAACTAATCGAGTTTGTAACTTCACCAAACAATCCTGATGGGCAGCTGAATACGGCAGTCCTCCATGGCCCAAATGTCAAAGAAATCTATGACCATGCGTATTATTGGCCACATTTTACAGCAATTCCAGCTCCGGCAGATGGTGATGTGATGATATTCACTCTTTCTAAGCTTACTGGTCATGCTGGATCTAGATTCGG GTGGGCAATCATCAAGGACAAGGACATCTACCAGAGAATGTTAACCTACCTAACCTTAAATACCCTGGGAGTTTCTAAGGATAGTCAGTTAAGAGCTTTAAAACTTCTAAAAGTAGTTCTTGCAACGGGAGGAAGGGAGATATTTGAATTTGGACACGAGACAATGAGGAAACGCTGggaaaaattgaacaaggtcATTTCAACGTCTAAACGCTTCTCTCTGCAAAAAATCACGCCCAAGTACTGCACCTACTTCCAGCAAATCAGGGGAGCTTCACCAG CTTACGGGTGGTTGAAGTGTGAGAAGCAAGAAGATAAACACTGTTATGCAGTCCTGCAAGCAGATGCCAATATCACTGGCCGTCAAGGCAGTCTTTTCTTCGCAGAAGATCATTATGTGCGCCTGAGCCTCATCAGAAGCCAAGATGATTTCGATTTACTGCTCGACAAATTAAACGGGGTAGTCGCAGGAGAGGAAGGTGCTAGAACCATGTGA